Part of the Anomaloglossus baeobatrachus isolate aAnoBae1 unplaced genomic scaffold, aAnoBae1.hap1 Scaffold_3361, whole genome shotgun sequence genome, ccataaacttatcctccgcagcagaggtgactcttggtcttcctttcctggggcagtcctcatgtgagccagtttctttgtagcgtttgatggtttatgccactgcacttggggacactgtcaaagttttcccaatttttcggaatgactgaccttcatttcttaaagtaatgatggccactcgtttttctttacttagctgcttttttcttgccataatacaaattctaacagtctattcagtaggactatcagccgtgtatccaccagacgtctgcacaacacaactgatggtcccaaccccatttataaggcaagaaatcccacttattaaacctgacagggcgcacctgtgaagtgaagaccatttccggtgaccacctcttgaagctcatcaagagaatgccaagagtgtgcaaagcagtaatcacagcaaaagaagaacctagaatatgagacatattttcagttgtttcactttttgttaagtatttcattccacatgtgttacttcatagttttgatgctttcaatgtgaatctacagttttcagtcatgaaaataaagaaaactctttgaatgagaaggtgtgtccaaacttttggtctgtactgtgtatatatacagaataatacagatactgaggattacacccagtatacaggacaggagaagtggtactgggcagtgtacaccgtgtgcagaattattaggcaagttgtattttagagtatttttttttattattgatcaacaactatgttctcaatcacccaaaagactcataaatatcaaagcttaatatttttggcagttggaggggtttttagatttggtatcttaggaggatctgtttgtgcaggtaactattactgtgcagaattattaggcaactgaataaaaaccaaatctattcccatctcacttgtttattttcaccaggtaatccaatataactgcacaaaatttagaaataaacatttctgacatgcaaaaacaaaacccccaaaaaatgagtgcccaatatcgccccctttctttctgatgacacccagcagcgaccatccatagattctgtcattgcttgatctgtttacgatccacattgcatgcagcagccaccacagcctccagacactgctcccagaggtggactgttttccctccctgtagatctcacattttatgagggaccacaggttctctatggggttcagatcaggtgaacaagggggctatgtcattattttttcatcttttagacctttactggcagccacgctgtggagtagttggatgcatgtgatggagcattgtcctgcatgaaaatcatgtgtttcttgaagaacgatagcgacttcttcctgtaccacagcttgaagaagttgtcttccagaaactggcagtaggtctgggagttgagcttcactccatcctcaacctgaaaaggtcccacaagttgatctttgctgatcccagcccataccagtgcccacctccaccttgctggcgtctgagtcggagtggatctctctgctctttactgatccagcctctggcccatccatctgcccatcaagagtcactctcatttcatcagtccataaaacctgagaaaaatcagtcttaagatatttcttggcccagtcttgaggttttatcttatgtttcttggtcagaggtggtggttttcagccttccttaccttggcctgtccctgagtatggcacaccttgtgctttctgatactccagtaacgctgcagctctgaaatatggccaaactggtggcaaatggcatcttggcagcttcaggcttgattttcctcaattcatgggcagttattttgcgccttttttgcccagcacgcttcctgcgaccctgttggctatttgccatgaaacgcttgattgttcagtgatcacaattcaaaagtttggcaatttcaagactgctgcatccctctgcaagacatctcacaactgtggacttttcagagcccgtcaaatctctcttctgacccattttgcaaaaggaaaggaagttgcctaataattaagcaccccttatatcgggtgttgatgtcattacaccgcacccctcctcattacagagatgcacatcacctgagttacttaagtggtagttggctctcagcctatacagcttggagtaggacgacatgtataacaagtgtcatgtgatcacaatactcatttgcccaataattctgcacacagtgtacactgcacagtaccacatgTTCTGTCCTGTATAAggtgtgtaatcctcagtatctctgtattattctgtagatatacaggattacacccagtatacaggacaggagaagtggtactgtgcagtgtatatatacagaataatacagctatTGAGGATTACACcccatatacaggacaggagaagtggtactgtgcagtgtatatatacagaataatacagatactgaggattacacccagtatacaggacaggagaagtggtactgtgctgtgtatatatacagaataatacagatactgaggattacacccagtatacaggacaggagaagtggtactgtgcagtgtatatatacagaataatacagacactgatgattacacccagtatacaggacaggaggagtggtactctgcagtgtatatatacagaataatacagatactgaggattacacccagtatacaggacaggagaagtggtactgtgcagtgtatatatacagaataatacaggtactgatgattacacccagtatacaggacaggaggagtggtactctgcagtgtatatatacagaataatacagatactgaggattaaatgcagtatacaggacaggagcagtggtactgtgcagtgtatatatacagaataatacaaatactgaggattacacccagtatacaggacaggagaagtggtaccgtgcagtgtatatatacagtataatacagatactgaggattacacccagtatacaggacaggagaagtggtactatgctgtgtatatatacagaataatacaggtactgaggattatacccagtatacaggacaggagaagtggtactgtgcagtgtatatatacagaataatacagatactgaggattacacccagtatacaggacaggagaagtggtactgtgcagtgtatatatacagaataatacagctactgaggattatacccagtatacaggacaggagaagtggtaccgtgcagtgtatatatacagtataatacagatactgaggattacacccagtatacaggacaggagaagtggtactgtgcagtgtatatatacagtataatacagatactgaggattacacccagtatacaggacaggagaagtggtactgtacagtgtatatatacagaatataatatatatatatatatatatatacactgtgcacAGACCCTGTCCTTCCTATAGGACACAGAGGACTGTATAACTTTGGAGGCAGTGTTCCCTTTCCAGGGTGCACCCACCGCCCCGGACCCTCCTGACacccgccccccccccaccccgctcGCACATTTAGATGCAAATGACTTGGTGAAGCCGTCACTGTGATGCTTGACAGCGAGTAATGAGAATTACTAAATGTTTTATGAGGTCAACATCCAGCAGCTGTCAGACAAGAAAGAACTTAGCAAAGGCAGGAAAACTTCCATCACCTCATTAAAGCCGACAGCTCCGGACCGCGCACATTCGCCATCAATACGCGGCCGTTTTGTGTCAGTAATTTGCGGTgaagaagaaggagggagaggAAGAAAAAACCTAAAGTGCGGAGCCGCTGGGGCCTGGGGGAGCTGGGGAATAGGATGTGCTCTTGGTGCAGTTCTGCTCCTAATTGGAAGCAATGGGCATTATCAGCGGCGGATCCTCCCGGCTCCTGACAGCTCGCGCTGCCGGAATCATCGCCCACTTGTCAGTGTAAAAGGACCATTAAAAACAAACAATTTTGATTTAATTGGAGGCGTGCGCGGGGGGCGCGGGTGAGGAGTCtcatcatcctcctctgcttcctgcgTCTTGTGCCTTGATGGGTTCAGAAGTATCTGGAGGAAGACGGGAGCGGGAGGAATGTGTCAGCGGCTGCGGTGACAAGTCTGCCATCCGCGGGCGTCTACACCGGGCTCCGCTCTATCATCTCCGCGCCCATCACTGCTAGCTTGAGATGTGCTTGTTAATCTGTTCATCCAGAGCCGCCTGGTCCAGGAAGGCTTCTCAGCTGCACATAAGGGTTAAAGGCCATGTCCAGAAATAGCGCCGCTCCTGTGTGTGGTCGTGGCTGGTATTGCATCTATACACGCCGGATAGGTGCAGGAGGCAGAATGCGGCCCCATCTCCACCTCCCGGTACTCCCACCGATGAGCATGACGCCTACCGCGACTAATAAGCTTTACAGTAGTTcaggaaccaggaggctcaggatgaacagatTGATGGTGGTCTTTAGGGTTATTTTTGCTGCCTCTGTGGCGGCCATCTGAGggcccctgcactgtatatacagtctgCACCGCAGGCAGGGTATTGGGGTGCACGTTACTGGCACCACCTATAGGGGGGTGCCACTGCTATACAACTAGAAAGACGGCTGCACGCTGGCAGGATAATTTGACAGCCGTATTACTATTGGGCGCTGTATCGCTGTACTATTATTAAGCAATATATGGTGGTACTAATATTACTGAGCACTATATGGCTGTATTAATGGCTGGTATATGGCAATACAGCCATATTGTACCCAGTAATATTAGTACTACCATATACCACTCGATAATACAAGCATATAGTGCCCGGTAATTTTAGTACTGCCCTATATGACCTGATAATACAGCCATATAGTGCCCATTAATATTTGTATTATCGGGTGGTATATGGCAGTACTAATATTACTGGACACTATATGACTGCACTAATTAGTGGTCACTATATGGCTGTATTATTGGGTTGTATATGGCAGTACTAATATTACTGGGCACTATATGACTGCACTAATTACTGGTCACTATATGGCTGTATTATTCGGTTGTATATGGCAGTACTAATATTACTGGGCACTATATGGCTGTATAATGGGTGGTATATGGAAATACAGCCACATAGTGCCCAGTAATATTAGTGCAGCCATATACCACCCGATAGTACAAATATTATTGGGCACTATATGGCTGTATTATTGAGTGGTATATGGCAGTACTAATATTACTGGGCACTATATGACTGCACTAATATTACTAGGCACTATATGGCTGTATTATTGGGTTGTATATGGCAGTACTAATATTACTGGGCATTATATGGCTGTATAATGGGTGGTATATGGAAATACAGCCATATAGTGCCCAGTAATATTAGTACCACCATATTCCACTCGATAATACAAGCATATAGTGCCCGGTAATTTTAGTACTGCCATATACGACCTGATAATACAAATATTATTGGGCACTAAATGGCTGTATTATCGGGTGGTATATGGCAGTAGTAATGTTACTGGGCACTATATGACTGCACTAATATTACTAGGCACTATATGGCTGTATTATTGGGTGGTATATGGCAGTACTAATGTTACTGGGCACTATATGACTGCACTAATATTACTGGGCACTATATGGCTGTATAATGGGTGGTATATGGAAATACAGCCATATAGTGCCCATTAATATTAGTGCAGCCATATACCACCTGATAGTACAAATATTATTGGGCACTATATGGCTGTATAATGGATGATATATGGAAATACGGCCATATAGTGCCTAGTAATATTAGTACTTCCATATACCATCCAATAATACAGCCATATAGTGCCCAATAATATTTGTACTATTGGGTGGTATATGGCAATACTAATATTACTGGGCACTATGGGGCTGTATTATTGGATATTATATGGCGGTATTACTAATACTGGGCACTGTATGGCATCGTCCCGCATGCCACAATGTGCAGTATAAATGTACACTGATCATTAGAGGCAGGGCTGTTTCCAGGTGCAGCACGAGTGCGGAGGGCACCGGGAGCGGATCAGCAGCTGCAGTGGGTTACACCGCCACAGTATTCGGTGCCGCATTGTCGCTGTGTCTGGGTAGTTGTGGCTTACAGGACTTTCTCGCCAGGTTTCCTCCAGGAGCAGAATCTCAGAGACGTCTGGAGGCAGCGAGCGGCGCAGAGGGACAGATAATCACCAGCTCCACATCAGCAGCGAGGTCCTCTCCACCCCCAGAGACCCCGACTCCAGGGAGAGGGGAGACTTAAAGGGCAACTCCACCCAAAACTGAGAGATCAGGTGACGGGTGTACCAGTATCTATGTGATAGTACCAGCGCCCTGAGCCAACGCCGCGCACTGTATGTAAAGGGGATCGTACATGGCGGTGGGGTGAGTGATCAGGGGCAGATAGAGGGGCCCATACACTGACCGCTCCATCCAGGCCCCTTCCCTGAGTCATGAGACCCCCAGATCCAGTATAAATCCCCTCTACATTCAGTTGTTGTTGATTGCTGTCAGGGAATAGAAACCTTCCTAAACAAGTTTTCAGTCTTTGACTATAAAGACGATTGtcttcattcactgacagcaagcggagatTGTGAGAAGCAGCCATCAGCACACAGACTCTGCGGCGGCTGCAGACCTTCTCGCCCTCCTCGGTGGTGTCCGTCTGTGCGCCCACCTGGCAGACACATACATCACAGTGATGCATAGATGTGGGGGTGGCGGGTGAGGATCACTGACATGGGCCCCCCCAGACTCCCGCAATCTGCTCGGCCCTGTCCGCCTCTGTGCGGAGCAGCAGCCTCAGCGGTGGCGGCGTCTCAGGGGCACATAAATGATCGCTGACATATGTTAATGGAGCGGATCAAGGTGGAAGAAGGTTCCCGGGAGCGGAGGCCTCCTTTATCATGACAGCCCCGTCCTGTCAGTGTCAGCCCTGGCAGGAAAACCTGGCGGGATGGATGACAGCTCGAGCTTCTGGGCAGCCGCTCGGAAGGCGTCGTGTCTGTCAGCTTGATCCTGGCCGCTACCGACAAGCAGATATCACTGATGGAGGACGAATGTGACTGACACGAGGGGTGGGGAGGCCAAGAGTGGGGTGAGGAGGCAGAGAGTGGGAGCAGGGTGAGGAGCATGGGAGCGTGAGTGGGGTGAAGAGGCAGAGCGCGGGGGGGAAGGTGAGGTCGCGGAGAACGTGGGGGGGGGAGTGAGGAGGCAGAGAGCGGGAGGGGTGAGGAGGCAGAGAGCGGGAGGGGTGAAGAGGCAGAGGGCGGGAGCAGGAGGGGGTAAAGAGGAGGCCGATCGCAGGGGGGGTGAGGAAGAGAAGAGCGAGGAGAAGAGCGggggggtgaggaggagaagaGCGGGGGGTGGGTGAGGAGGAGAGGAGCGGGGGGTGGGTGAGGAGGAGAGGAGCGGGGGGTGGGTGAGGAGGAGAAGAGCGGGGGGTGGGTGAGGAGGAGAAGAGCGGGGGGTGGGTGAGGAGGAGAAGAGCGGGGGGTGGGTGAGGAGGAGAAGAGCGGGGGGTGGGTGAGGAGGAGAAGAGCGGGGGGTGGGTGAGGAGGAGAAGAGCGGGGGGTGGGTGTGGAGGAGAAGAGCGGGGGGTGGGTGAGGAGGAGAAGAGCGGGGGTTGGGTGAGGAGGAGAAGAGCGGGGGTTGGGTGAGGAGGAGAAGAGCGGGGGTGGGTGAGGAGGTGAAGAgcgggggatgagtgaggaggtgaAGAGCAGTGAAGGGTGAGGGGGAGAAGAGGCGGGGGTGGGTGAGGTGAGGAGGAGAAGAGCGGGGGTCGGTGAGGAGGTGAAGAGCGGGGGATGAGGAGGTGAAGAGCGCGGGGATGAGGAGGTGAAGAGCGGGGGTGGGTGAGGGGGAGAAGAGCAGGGGTGGGTGAGGAGGAGAAGAACGGGGGGTGGGTGAGGAGGACAAGAGCGAGGGGTGGTCGGGAGGACAGGTGCGGGGGGTGGTCAGGAGGACAAGAGCGGGGGGTGGTCAGGAGGACAAGAGCGGGGGGTGGTCAGGAGGACAAGAGCGGGGGGTGGTCAGGAGGACAAGAGCGGGGGGTGGTCAGGAGGACAAGAGCGGGGGGTGGTCAGGAGGACAAGAGCGGGGGGGTGGTCAGGAGGACAAGAGCGGTGGGTGGTGCGGAGGACAAGAGCGGTGGGTGGTGCGGAGGACAAGAGCGGGGGGTGGTGTGGAGGACAAGAGCGGGGGGTGGTGAGGAGGACAAGAGCGGGGGGTGGTGAGGAGGACAAGAGCGGGGGGGTGGTGAGGAGGACAAGAGCGGGGGGTGGTGAGGAGGACAAGAGCGGGGGGGTGGCGAGGAGGACAAGAgcggggggtgaggaggacaagagCGGGGGGTGAGGGGTGAGGAGGACAAGAgcggggggtgaggaggacaagagcggggggtgaggaggacaagagcggggggtgaggaggacaagagCGGGGGGTGAGGATGAGCAGGCAGAGAACAGGGGGAATAGGGGGGGGAGGGAGGCCACCAAGATCAGGGGGGGATGGGGGGATGAGGAGGCAGAGACAAGGTCAAGGAGGCCAAGCGCCAAGATTGGGGGGATGTGTATGCCGCGATCGAAGGTGAGGAGGCCGATCGCAAAAGGGGGATGAGGAGGCGAAGAGCAGGGGGGGATGAGGAGGCGCAGAGCAGGGGGGGATGAGGAAGCGGAGAGCGGGGTGGAGGATAAGCGGACCGAGATTAGGGGTGAGGGGGAATGATAGGAGGGTGGGGGGGAGAGGAGATCGGGGGAGGAGGCAGAGATCGGTGGGGGGGGGAGGAGGCCGAgcgcagggaggggggggggggtgaagaggCCGAGCACAGTACAATGTATCAGAGCAGGTTTCCAACCTCTACATGTCAGCTAGTGATTTTCTCAttcagtgacagcaagcagaggtgatgAGGATCCGCACAGGGCTGACTGTTGAAGACCACAAAGTGCTACAAACCTTTTCAAAGCGCGGCAACTTCCAGAGAGGAGCGGGGTCCGCGGGGGGCCGGTACCTCCTGAGCATCGTAGTTCTCGTGTCCTGAACCTTTCGCTGCTGGATCTGAGGAAGAGAAGTCAGAGGTCACTCAGGAAAATCCAGGCACCAAGGCGACCCGCGACCTCAGAGCACAACTCCAACATCAGCCGGGCACCTACTGACTGCAGCGCCGCAGAGAGCAGATAAAGAGCAAAACAGTGTATAGAAGAGACATTACAGCATCTCCTGTATGTCACCAAGACCTGTACATCCAgagttatcctccagagctgcgctcactattcccctgctgcagtctctgactacatgggatcagtacaggatcagtaatgtatgtacacagtgactgcaccagcagaatagtgagtgccgctctggagtataatacaggaggtaactcaggatcagtaatgtaatgtatgtacacagtgacagcaccagcagaatagtgagtgcagctctggagtataatacaggaggtaactcaggatcagtaatgtatgtacacagtgactgcaccagcagaatagtgagtgcagctctggaggataatacaggaggtaactcaggatcagtaatgtatgtacacagggactgcaccagcagaatagtgagtgcagctctggaggataatacaggaggtaactcaggatcagtaatgtatgtacacagggactgcaccagcagaatagtgagtgcagctctggaggataatacaggaggtaactcaggatcagtaatgtatgtacacagggactgcaccagcagaatagtgagtgcagctctggaggataatacaggaggtaactcaggatcagtaatgtatgtacacagtgactgcaccagcagaatagtgagtgcagctctgtggtATATGGTCAGTGCTCTTGGTGGATTGCTATGTCTGCTGCGTCCATTTTTCGGCTCTTCAGTGACTGTTGGTGTTGCTGTCTCCATATTCCCGGTCGGGGGTCTTGCATTAGAGGGTCTGCCCCCTTCCCCCCGGTACCTGTCAGTATAAATCTTCTCCCATTCTCGGCTGTATATAATCTCCCGACAGGTCAGCAGTAAACTCTCTTCTAATTACGGGATCCGGAGCGTCCCTGCACTTAAGCCATAAAGCATCATATGCAGATGCCGTAAACTCCTCGGCGATCGCTTATTACCCATTAGTGGCCTCTTATTGCCACCATTACCATATAAACCAGTCATTGGCCGCTCTTAAGGGCTATTTAAATATTACCAGACACCTCGGACCGGCATAAAACGTCTTTATCCCCCCTAACCGCTCCCCCGTTAATCCCGGTTAACACTTATTACGCCAATTTAGCTAAAATATATCTCTGAAAAGCTATTATGTAATCTGAGGCAGggcgggggaggggagggggagtttaaagggattgttcagctcATGGTCAGGGTCACACATTCTTCCCAAAAGGCAATGCGGCCCCCCCGGACTGGAGGGGAGGAATGCTCTCTCGTCTAAGCCCTGGCCAAATACATTTACTTCTTCATGGGGTCGAGAAGAAatatagaaaacccctttaactgtcGATCAGACGTGTGAAGACGGCTTCTTGATATCTTAATTCTCGGCCGAGATATTTGCAGTTGAATATAGAGGCCGGGGCCTGAGGCTGCACTACCGAGACGCCCGAGGCTGCGCCGCCGAGACGCCCGAGGCTGCGCCGCCGAGACGCCCGAGGCTGCGCTACCGAGACGCCCGAGGCTGCCCTACCGAGACGCCCGAGGCTGCACTGCCGAGACGCACGAGGCTGCACAACTGAGGCCCCTGAGGCTGCACAACTGAGGCCCCTGAGGCTGCAAtactgaggctgcactactgagacacctgaggctgcactactgaggcacctgaggctgcactactgaggcACCTGAGGCTGCACTACCGAGGCACCTGAGGCTGCACTACCGAGGCACCTGAGGCTGCACTACCGAGGCACCTGAGGCTGCACTACCGAGGCACCTGAGGCTGCACTACCGAGGCACCTGAGGCTGCACTACCGAGGCACCTGAGGCTGCACTACCGAGGCACCTGAGGCTGCACTACCGAGGCACCTGAGGCTGCACTACCGAGACATGGTATAGATAACCGGGCTGCCCTGTCCTGGGGCTCGCAGTGAGGCCGGATACATCGGGAGGCTAGCAACGGCGGGGAGGCCGGTGACGCCAGACACATGGGCGGTGAGGAGACAGTTTTTGGATAGCTGCGTctcagtggtgcagcctcaggcTTTAATCCTGACACTTAGATCTCTGCAAAGAAATAAGATGTTACAAAGCGGTTTTCACATTTGTAACGTTTATTACAGTGCGGTGCGGTGCTGCGCGGGTAGATGCTGCGCTGAAACCTCCCCAGCGGCTCCTCCTGGGCCGGACCCACCTTCTCTCTGGACAGGATGCGCAGGGCCTCACTCGCCTCTTGCTGTTGCTCCAGCCAAAGCCGCTGGTACTTGTGCTCCATCAGGTCGTAGATCGGCGTGGACGGCCTGAAACACACAAGGATTTATTCATCATCCAACATTCATAGTCAGATCCAAGGAGCCTGTACAATGGAGGGaagagggggcagacgagaggggaagagggggcagacgagaggggaagagggggcagacgagaggaaagagaggggcagacgagaggaaagaggggggcagacgagaggaaagggggggcagacgagaggaaagggggggcagacgagaggggaagagggggcagacgagaggggaagaggggggcagacgagaggggaagaggggggcagacgagaggggaagagggggcagacgagaggaaagaggggggcagacgagaggaaagagggggGCAGACGAGAAGAAAGAGGGGGGCAGACGAGAGGGGaagagggggcagacgagaggaaagagggggcagacgagaggaaagagggggcagacgagaggaaagagggggcagacgagaggagaagagggggcagacgagaggaaagagggggcagacgagaggaaagagggggcagacgagaggaaagagggggcagacgagaggggaagagggggcagacgagagggcaagcggggggcagacgagaggaaagggggggcagacgagaggggaagagggggcagacgagaggaaagagggggaagacgagaggaaagagggggcagacgagaggagaagagggggcagacgagaggagaagagggggcagacgagaggaaagagggggcagacgagaggaaagagggggcagacgagaggggaagagggggcagacgagaggggaagagggggcagacgagaggaaagggggggcagacgagaggaaagagggggcagacgagaggaaagagggggcagacgagaggaaagagggggcagacgagaggaaagagggggcagacgagaggaaagagggggcagacgagaggggaagagggggcagacgagaggggaagagggggcagacgagaggggaagagggggcagacgagaggaaagagggggcagacgagaggaaagagggggcagacgagaggggaagagggggcagacgagaggaaagagggggcagacgagaggaaagggggggcagacgagaggagaagagggggcagacgagaggaaagagggggcagacgagaggaaagagggggcagacgagaggaaagagggggcagacgagaggaaagagggggcagacgagagggaaagagggggcagacgagagggaaagagggggcagacgagaggaaagagggggcagacgagaggaaagagggggcagacgagagggaaagagggggcagacgagagggaaagagggggcagacgagagggAAAGAGGGGGCACACGAGAGGGaagagggggcagacgagagggaagagggggcagacgagaggaGAAGAGGGGGAAGACGAGAGGGAATGGGGGGGGGGCAGACGAGGCATTACATTACTCCCTGctgtcagccattactgggggagaagactgtaggacaggtgagtacaatctattactccctgttatcagccattactgggggagaagACTGTAGGACAGGAGTAAAATCACTCTCTGTTATTAGCCAGTGATAGCATGTAGCTATCATAAGCTGCAGCTCAGTTATATGTTGCGGCTCAGTGATACATTGCTCTCATGGTTGCGGCTCAGTGATAAAGTTGCCCTCCCATTGTGGCTCAGTGACATGGTGCGGCTCAGTGATATGTCGCTCTTATGCTGCGGCTCAGTTATACGGTGCGGCTCAGAGACATGTTGCTCTCACATTGCGGCTCAGTGATACGGTGCGGCTCAGCGATACGGTGCTCTCAC contains:
- the LOC142271328 gene encoding cilia- and flagella-associated protein 77-like — protein: PSTPIYDLMEHKYQRLWLEQQQEASEALRILSREKIQQRKVQDTRTTMLRRYRPPADPAPLWKLPRFEKVPPHLDTFPSEEARQRAFSAHRSDAVARQGLHGQGIYNIS